One Burkholderia sp. PAMC 26561 genomic window carries:
- a CDS encoding tetratricopeptide repeat protein, with the protein MDTVFARGFAAHRDGRLTEAERDYQAALAAEPSHVDALHLLGVLRHQQGQHAEAADLVRRAADLRPADPALQLNLGNALKALGRIDDAIERFRNALHLEPGFSLAQYNLGNAYAAAGRHEDAADAFEKALRLQPGDAPTWNNFGNALLGMRRFEEGAKAFRRALQIRPGHAGAHNNLGMALNALGDTHGAIQQFREAIAAEPNYVAAHFNLGNLLDTVGRPHEAVPVLQKVLRMQPQFAPAHFGLGHALAGIGEHEAALPQFERAVGLDPKYSVAWLGLGNAHFALGGHKAALRAFDQALRLDPGLVAANLNRALTLLALGDYARGLSAYEWRLRAPASVPAPGLPVWKGAPMPRETLWIRAEQGFGDTLQFVRFVPFAAKLVGQIVLEVQPALVALLEPAANAAGVILKSTLTPPPADIDAFIPLLSLPLALGVSNTEMVPARTPYLVVPAAYRKKWRGSLGGQSKRKLGIAWSGRIQPGETRSAPLALLEPLFMLEGIDWIVLQPTLTAEERALLDKHPRARFIQRLEDKLESFADTAAIIDRLDGVVSIDTAVAHLSGALGKPLWLMLPFAADWRWGIDTPSSAWYPKAHLFRQAKPGAWDGVIERVAKDVAASS; encoded by the coding sequence ATGGATACAGTTTTTGCGCGCGGCTTCGCAGCACATCGCGACGGCCGCCTCACCGAAGCGGAACGCGACTATCAGGCCGCGCTCGCCGCAGAGCCCTCCCACGTCGACGCACTTCATCTGCTCGGCGTGCTGCGCCACCAACAAGGCCAGCACGCGGAAGCGGCCGATCTGGTGCGCCGCGCGGCAGACCTGCGTCCCGCCGATCCCGCCTTGCAGCTCAATCTCGGCAATGCGCTGAAGGCGCTCGGCCGGATCGATGACGCCATCGAAAGGTTTCGTAACGCGTTGCACCTGGAACCCGGCTTTTCGCTCGCGCAATACAACCTGGGCAATGCGTACGCTGCGGCGGGCCGTCACGAAGACGCCGCCGATGCCTTCGAAAAAGCCCTGCGCCTGCAGCCCGGCGACGCGCCTACCTGGAACAATTTCGGCAACGCGCTGCTTGGAATGCGCCGTTTCGAGGAAGGCGCGAAGGCGTTCCGCCGCGCGCTTCAAATACGGCCGGGGCACGCGGGCGCGCACAACAACCTGGGCATGGCGCTCAATGCGCTCGGCGACACCCACGGCGCCATCCAGCAATTTCGCGAAGCCATTGCCGCCGAGCCGAACTATGTCGCGGCGCATTTCAACCTGGGCAATCTTCTCGATACCGTCGGCCGTCCGCATGAAGCCGTGCCCGTGCTGCAGAAAGTGCTGCGCATGCAGCCGCAATTCGCGCCCGCGCACTTTGGACTCGGGCACGCGCTTGCGGGTATAGGCGAGCATGAAGCCGCGTTGCCGCAGTTCGAGCGCGCGGTCGGACTCGATCCGAAATACAGCGTGGCGTGGCTCGGACTTGGCAATGCGCATTTCGCGCTCGGCGGTCATAAAGCGGCGCTGCGTGCCTTCGATCAGGCGTTGCGCCTCGATCCAGGCCTCGTTGCGGCGAACCTGAATCGCGCGCTGACATTGCTTGCGCTCGGCGATTACGCTCGCGGACTGAGCGCTTATGAATGGCGCCTGCGCGCGCCAGCCAGCGTCCCGGCGCCGGGCCTGCCCGTGTGGAAAGGCGCGCCCATGCCGCGCGAGACGCTGTGGATCCGCGCAGAACAGGGCTTCGGCGATACCTTGCAGTTCGTGCGTTTCGTGCCGTTCGCGGCGAAGCTCGTCGGCCAGATCGTGCTCGAGGTGCAACCGGCGCTTGTCGCGCTGCTCGAGCCGGCGGCAAACGCGGCGGGCGTCATATTGAAAAGCACGCTGACACCGCCTCCCGCCGACATTGACGCGTTCATCCCACTGCTCAGCTTGCCGCTGGCGCTGGGTGTATCGAATACGGAAATGGTGCCGGCGCGCACGCCCTATCTCGTGGTGCCAGCCGCGTATCGCAAGAAATGGCGCGGGTCGCTCGGCGGCCAGTCGAAGCGCAAACTCGGCATTGCATGGTCGGGCCGGATCCAGCCCGGCGAGACGCGTTCGGCGCCGCTCGCGTTACTGGAACCTTTGTTCATGCTGGAAGGCATCGACTGGATCGTTCTGCAGCCTACGCTCACCGCTGAAGAACGCGCGCTGCTGGACAAGCATCCGCGGGCGCGTTTCATTCAGCGGCTGGAAGACAAGCTGGAGAGTTTCGCCGATACCGCCGCGATCATCGATCGTCTGGACGGCGTCGTATCCATCGATACCGCCGTCGCGCATCTGAGCGGCGCGCTCGGAAAACCGCTGTGGCTGATGCTGCCGTTCGCAGCCGACTGGCGTTGGGGTATCGATACACCTTCGAGCGCGTGGTATCCCAAAGCCCATCTGTTCCGGCAGGCGAAACCTGGCGCGTGGGATGGAGTCATCGAACGGGTGGCGAAGGATGTTGCGGCGTCTTCCTAG
- a CDS encoding MFS transporter, whose amino-acid sequence MSTPSHATPVNESKAKSVFRVVSGNFLEMYDFMVYGYYASSIAKTYFPSGNEFASLMLALSVFGAGFLMRPIGAIVLGAYIDHHGRRKGLILTLTMMAIGTLLVAVIPGYATIGVLAPIIVLAGRLLQGFSAGVELGGVSVYLSEIATKGNKGFYCSWQSGSQQVAVVFAALIGVVMSQVLPPDQMTAWGWRVPFIIGCLIVPFLFIIRRSLQETEEFLARKHRPSMSEIMRSMASNWGIVLAGMGMVIMTTVSFYMITAYTPTFGKEVLKLSSIDTLVVTVFVGLSNLVWLPLSGAVSDRVGRRPVLLFFTILTILTSYPAVQWLVADPSFLRLLGVELWLSFLYGSYNGAMVVALTEVMPVEVRTTGFSLAYSLATTIGGFTPAISTYLIHATGNKAAPGVWMGLAAICGLIATLVLYRSTEARNQYKTA is encoded by the coding sequence ATGTCCACCCCTTCACATGCAACGCCCGTGAACGAGTCGAAAGCGAAGTCGGTATTTCGCGTCGTCAGCGGCAACTTCCTTGAAATGTACGACTTCATGGTCTATGGCTATTACGCCTCGTCCATTGCGAAGACGTATTTTCCGAGCGGCAACGAATTCGCGTCGCTGATGCTCGCGCTGTCGGTGTTCGGCGCCGGCTTCCTGATGCGGCCGATCGGCGCTATCGTGCTCGGCGCGTATATCGATCACCACGGCCGGCGGAAGGGCTTGATTCTTACGCTGACCATGATGGCGATCGGCACGCTGCTGGTCGCGGTGATCCCGGGATACGCGACCATCGGGGTGCTGGCCCCGATCATCGTGCTGGCTGGCCGCTTGCTGCAGGGCTTTTCGGCCGGCGTGGAGCTTGGCGGCGTGTCCGTGTATCTGTCCGAGATCGCGACCAAGGGCAACAAGGGTTTCTATTGCTCCTGGCAGTCGGGTAGCCAGCAAGTGGCGGTGGTGTTTGCCGCGCTGATCGGTGTGGTCATGAGCCAGGTCTTGCCGCCCGACCAGATGACCGCCTGGGGTTGGCGCGTGCCGTTCATCATCGGCTGCCTGATCGTGCCGTTCCTGTTCATCATCCGCCGTTCGCTGCAGGAAACGGAGGAGTTCCTCGCGCGCAAACATCGTCCGTCGATGAGCGAGATCATGAGGTCCATGGCGTCGAACTGGGGCATCGTGCTGGCCGGCATGGGCATGGTGATCATGACGACCGTGTCGTTCTACATGATCACGGCGTACACGCCGACGTTCGGCAAGGAAGTGCTGAAGCTTTCTTCCATCGATACATTGGTGGTGACGGTGTTCGTCGGTTTGTCGAATCTCGTCTGGCTGCCGCTTTCGGGCGCGGTGTCGGACCGTGTCGGACGTCGCCCGGTGCTGTTGTTCTTCACGATCCTGACCATTCTCACGTCGTATCCGGCCGTTCAATGGCTTGTCGCCGATCCATCGTTCCTGCGTCTGCTCGGCGTCGAGTTGTGGCTATCGTTCCTGTACGGAAGCTATAACGGCGCGATGGTCGTGGCGCTCACGGAAGTCATGCCGGTCGAAGTCCGGACCACGGGCTTCTCGCTTGCGTACAGCCTCGCAACGACGATCGGCGGCTTCACGCCCGCCATCTCGACCTACCTGATTCACGCGACCGGCAACAAGGCGGCGCCCGGCGTTTGGATGGGGCTTGCGGCGATCTGCGGGTTGATCGCGACGCTGGTGCTTTACCGCTCAACGGAAGCGCGCAATCAGTACAAGACGGCCTGA
- a CDS encoding GNAT family N-acetyltransferase, whose product MHARSWATAYRGILPDTYLDDELTVDRAAHWSTRFDELANGAGEVFIAYIGEEPAGFVCVMAPDETGSALVDNLHAMPQAKGTGLGTAMLEQAAQWAEGHGAKNLHLYVLEPNVAAIGFYESRGWRLAGREDDTMGGIPIIALRYTRPIG is encoded by the coding sequence ATGCATGCAAGGAGTTGGGCAACGGCGTATCGAGGGATCCTGCCGGACACGTATCTCGATGACGAACTGACGGTGGATCGCGCCGCGCACTGGAGCACGCGCTTCGACGAACTTGCCAATGGCGCGGGCGAAGTGTTCATCGCGTACATCGGCGAGGAGCCGGCCGGGTTCGTATGCGTGATGGCACCCGATGAAACTGGCAGCGCGCTCGTTGACAACCTGCACGCCATGCCGCAAGCCAAAGGCACGGGACTCGGCACCGCAATGCTCGAGCAAGCCGCGCAATGGGCGGAAGGTCACGGCGCGAAGAACTTGCACCTCTATGTGCTCGAGCCGAATGTTGCGGCAATCGGGTTTTATGAATCGCGTGGATGGCGTTTGGCGGGACGTGAAGATGACACGATGGGCGGCATACCTATCATCGCGCTGCGCTATACCCGGCCGATCGGCTGA
- a CDS encoding DUF2968 domain-containing protein: MKFCSTSALLQALFVVVIGFGSTVVNAYQPVGTLLSATGLADPVRPVPAYGSMDDFKDGTDGAESGQAAGNVSELRQMVQAKKLTELRVTNNGSYGAALFFYPQEMVYYVALFQDKNFWRVVKSQDNMHAETVYAQFARKSYALAEGEIQRTQLQAQKALLERVIAVSNDRAQRLTADLSIARAQESEVSQRQQQMQAESMALQNDKSNAERRLRALQQQVQQLQDQNEAGIVQ, from the coding sequence ATGAAGTTCTGCTCCACCTCCGCCCTTCTGCAAGCGTTGTTTGTTGTTGTCATCGGGTTCGGCTCGACCGTGGTCAATGCTTATCAGCCCGTGGGCACGCTGCTCTCGGCAACGGGTCTCGCTGACCCCGTCCGTCCCGTACCCGCTTATGGTTCGATGGACGATTTCAAGGACGGCACCGACGGCGCGGAGAGCGGCCAGGCGGCGGGGAACGTATCCGAACTCCGGCAAATGGTTCAGGCGAAGAAGCTCACCGAGTTGCGCGTCACGAATAACGGCAGCTACGGGGCGGCGCTCTTTTTCTATCCGCAAGAGATGGTGTATTACGTCGCGCTGTTCCAGGACAAGAATTTCTGGCGCGTGGTGAAGTCGCAGGACAACATGCACGCAGAAACCGTCTACGCGCAGTTCGCGAGGAAGAGTTATGCGCTCGCCGAGGGCGAGATCCAGCGCACGCAATTGCAGGCGCAAAAGGCGCTGCTGGAGCGGGTGATTGCGGTATCGAACGATCGGGCGCAGCGGCTGACGGCAGACCTTTCCATTGCACGTGCGCAAGAAAGCGAAGTGTCGCAACGGCAACAGCAAATGCAGGCGGAATCAATGGCGTTGCAAAACGACAAATCCAATGCCGAGCGCCGTTTGCGGGCGCTGCAACAGCAGGTCCAGCAGCTCCAGGATCAAAACGAAGCTGGGATCGTGCAGTAA
- a CDS encoding type 1 glutamine amidotransferase (Members of this family of hydrolases with an active site Cys residue belong to MEROPS family C26.): protein MSENKTSNSGKPENTVGSTGSGPHIPNPDPAVPSASSQKSTEVPAAAEPGPDASAAERASTDAPSSASTVEPVDVAKAQRDDAAEARKSAASATFAQENAARPVSAHAPSTVDAGLAKEVESATEAHANLAEEVEIATEAQAAETVEINSETVPPRASALPPEFTAAPDFGTFHPPPIPPEAPPGKQAPPAYLRQSDSAWSVFGRVMKARARQIFDRAGQRITQRTLKIGVSARIFHPEPGAKGLRGKTLQYLEESIAHWVMSRDVLVFMIPTVGHQGMLHPSNIRLRDYAKHLDGLLLQGGADVSPQSYAEAATRHEWPGDRVRDMYELELLHEFIESGKPVLGVCRGCQLINVAFGGTLYQDIATDVPTAGIHVNEQYDQHRHPIRFPDGSTLVNMFPGRREALVNSIHHQAVKTIGRDLNIEAVSAADGIIEAVRYRRAPFVMGVQWHPEFHRAGGDELLDCTPLLDTFLRVARETRF, encoded by the coding sequence ATGAGCGAAAACAAGACGTCAAACTCGGGCAAGCCCGAAAATACCGTGGGTTCTACGGGCTCCGGTCCGCATATCCCCAATCCCGATCCGGCCGTCCCGTCCGCGTCATCTCAAAAAAGCACTGAAGTTCCCGCCGCTGCCGAGCCTGGGCCTGATGCCAGCGCGGCGGAGCGGGCGTCGACGGATGCGCCATCGAGTGCGTCGACGGTCGAGCCCGTAGACGTAGCGAAGGCCCAGCGCGACGATGCCGCCGAAGCGCGCAAGTCGGCGGCGAGCGCCACGTTTGCACAGGAGAACGCCGCGAGGCCTGTGTCCGCTCACGCGCCGTCCACTGTAGATGCAGGCCTCGCGAAAGAGGTCGAGTCGGCGACTGAAGCGCACGCTAATCTCGCGGAAGAGGTTGAGATCGCGACTGAAGCGCAAGCCGCGGAAACCGTGGAGATCAACTCGGAGACCGTCCCGCCGCGAGCCAGCGCCTTGCCTCCGGAATTTACCGCCGCGCCTGACTTCGGCACGTTTCATCCGCCTCCCATACCGCCTGAAGCTCCGCCCGGCAAGCAAGCGCCGCCCGCGTACTTGCGGCAGAGCGATTCCGCATGGTCGGTGTTCGGCCGTGTGATGAAGGCGCGCGCCCGTCAGATCTTCGATCGCGCCGGACAGCGCATCACACAGCGGACGTTGAAGATCGGTGTATCGGCGCGGATCTTTCATCCCGAACCGGGTGCCAAAGGTCTGCGCGGCAAGACGCTGCAATACCTTGAAGAATCGATTGCGCATTGGGTGATGTCGCGCGATGTGCTCGTGTTCATGATCCCCACGGTCGGGCATCAGGGCATGCTGCATCCGAGCAATATTCGTTTGCGCGATTACGCGAAGCATCTTGACGGCCTGTTGCTTCAAGGCGGCGCGGATGTTTCGCCGCAGTCCTACGCGGAAGCGGCAACGCGCCACGAATGGCCGGGAGACCGTGTGCGCGATATGTACGAGCTCGAGTTGCTGCATGAGTTCATCGAATCGGGCAAGCCGGTGCTCGGCGTGTGCCGCGGTTGCCAGCTCATCAATGTGGCGTTCGGCGGCACGCTGTATCAGGACATTGCCACCGATGTCCCGACCGCCGGCATCCATGTCAATGAGCAATACGACCAGCATCGGCATCCGATTCGTTTCCCCGATGGCTCGACGCTCGTCAACATGTTCCCGGGCCGCCGCGAAGCGCTCGTGAATTCGATCCACCATCAGGCAGTGAAGACGATTGGCCGCGACCTGAACATTGAGGCGGTATCGGCGGCGGATGGGATCATCGAGGCTGTGCGTTACCGGCGCGCGCCGTTCGTGATGGGCGTGCAATGGCATCCGGAGTTTCATCGCGCGGGTGGTGACGAGTTGCTGGACTGCACGCCGCTGCTGGATACGTTCCTGCGCGTGGCACGTGAGACGCGCTTCTGA
- a CDS encoding cation:proton antiporter, which yields MHHAIGFIQDLAVIMAIAGVVTVLFHRLKQPVVLGYIVAGVIIGPYTPPFQLIHDEATIQTLGELGVVFLMFSLGLEFSLKKLFKVGATAFVAAASEILLMIWIGYEIGQWFGWNTMDSLFLGAMLAISSTTIIVKALSELGMKGEPFAQLIFGILIVEDILAIAMLVLLSGIAQTGSVSAGVAFVTLGKLLLFMTVSMVIGILIVPRALDYVAKAKSDEMLLVTVLGFCFGFCLLVVKLDYSIALGAFLIGAIMAESRNLQRIEHLIAPIRDMFSAIFFVTIGLLLNPGVLVDYWWPITVITVAVVFGKIVSCGLGTFLAGRDGRTSMRVGMSVAQIGEFSFIIASLGVSLKVTSSFLYPIAVAVSALTTLFTPYLIKAADPITRRIAQSMPVPVANTFGLYSQWLASLSPDTAGPTLFSMTRRIVLQIAVNLALVAAIFLAASYSAPGTKAFLARWLPTNDAQRVAIWSVALLVSMPFLVAVYRKLESLALMLAEVSVQPAKAGRFTSALRSAISGLIPILAMFGVFLLVTVLSGAILPPFGLMIAVLVCAALLLTVLWRWCVKIHATMQIALRETFEEPRDH from the coding sequence ATGCATCACGCGATCGGCTTCATACAAGATCTGGCGGTCATCATGGCGATTGCGGGCGTCGTCACCGTGTTGTTTCATCGCCTGAAGCAGCCAGTCGTGTTGGGATACATCGTGGCGGGCGTGATCATCGGACCGTACACGCCACCTTTTCAGCTTATCCACGACGAAGCCACCATCCAGACCCTCGGCGAACTTGGCGTGGTCTTCCTGATGTTTTCTCTCGGGCTCGAATTCAGCCTGAAGAAGCTCTTCAAGGTCGGGGCCACGGCGTTCGTGGCGGCCGCCTCCGAGATCTTGCTGATGATCTGGATCGGCTACGAAATCGGCCAATGGTTCGGCTGGAATACGATGGACTCGCTGTTCCTCGGCGCGATGCTCGCCATTTCGTCGACCACGATTATCGTCAAGGCGCTTTCGGAACTCGGCATGAAGGGCGAGCCGTTCGCGCAACTGATTTTCGGCATTCTGATCGTGGAGGACATTCTTGCGATCGCCATGCTCGTGCTGCTTTCTGGGATCGCGCAGACCGGATCGGTATCGGCGGGCGTGGCGTTCGTGACGCTCGGCAAGTTGCTGTTGTTCATGACGGTATCGATGGTGATCGGCATCCTGATCGTGCCGCGCGCGCTCGATTACGTCGCCAAGGCCAAGAGCGATGAAATGCTGCTCGTCACCGTGCTCGGCTTCTGTTTCGGCTTCTGTCTGCTCGTCGTGAAGCTGGACTACAGCATCGCGCTCGGGGCGTTCCTGATCGGCGCGATCATGGCCGAATCACGGAATCTGCAGCGCATCGAACATCTGATCGCGCCGATTCGCGACATGTTCTCGGCCATCTTTTTTGTGACCATCGGGCTGTTGCTGAACCCGGGGGTGCTCGTCGATTACTGGTGGCCGATCACCGTCATCACCGTAGCGGTCGTGTTCGGCAAGATCGTATCGTGCGGGCTCGGGACGTTCCTCGCCGGGCGCGACGGGCGTACATCGATGCGCGTCGGCATGAGCGTGGCGCAGATCGGTGAGTTCTCGTTCATCATCGCGTCGCTGGGGGTGTCGCTGAAAGTGACCAGCAGCTTCCTGTATCCGATCGCGGTCGCGGTTTCCGCGCTGACCACGTTGTTCACGCCATACCTGATCAAGGCCGCCGATCCCATCACGCGGCGCATCGCCCAATCCATGCCGGTTCCGGTCGCCAATACGTTCGGGCTGTATTCGCAATGGCTTGCAAGCCTTTCGCCCGATACCGCCGGCCCAACCCTCTTCAGCATGACACGGCGAATCGTGCTGCAGATCGCGGTCAATCTGGCGCTGGTCGCCGCCATCTTTCTCGCCGCTTCGTACTCGGCGCCGGGCACCAAAGCGTTTCTCGCCCGCTGGCTGCCGACCAACGACGCGCAGCGCGTAGCCATCTGGAGCGTGGCGTTGCTGGTGTCGATGCCGTTTCTTGTCGCGGTTTATCGAAAGCTCGAGTCGCTTGCATTGATGCTCGCCGAAGTGAGCGTGCAGCCCGCGAAGGCCGGGCGCTTCACGAGCGCGCTGCGCTCGGCCATTTCCGGGCTGATCCCGATTCTCGCGATGTTCGGCGTCTTTCTGCTGGTCACCGTGCTGTCGGGCGCGATTCTCCCGCCGTTCGGCCTGATGATTGCGGTGCTCGTTTGCGCGGCGCTGTTATTGACCGTGTTGTGGCGCTGGTGCGTGAAGATCCACGCGACCATGCAAATCGCACTGCGAGAAACTTTCGAAGAGCCTCGCGATCATTAA
- the glnK gene encoding P-II family nitrogen regulator translates to MKSITAVIKPFKLDEVREALATAGLTGLTVTEVKGFGRQKGHTELYRGAEYVVDFLPKVKIEVVVADSQTDQVIDAIIGAARTGKIGDGKIFVTDVQRVIRIRTGEEDEAAV, encoded by the coding sequence ATGAAGAGCATCACCGCAGTCATCAAGCCGTTCAAGCTGGACGAAGTCCGCGAGGCACTGGCAACGGCTGGTCTTACCGGCCTGACGGTTACCGAGGTCAAGGGGTTTGGACGTCAAAAGGGTCACACGGAGTTGTATCGCGGGGCGGAGTACGTCGTCGACTTTCTGCCGAAGGTGAAGATCGAAGTCGTCGTGGCGGACTCGCAGACGGATCAGGTTATCGATGCCATCATCGGGGCGGCTCGTACCGGCAAGATTGGCGACGGCAAGATTTTTGTGACCGACGTCCAGCGCGTGATCCGCATTCGTACCGGCGAGGAGGACGAAGCAGCCGTCTGA
- a CDS encoding NAD(+) synthase — translation MKNRFFNLYSHDFARVAVGVPRCKVADPAFNAAETIELAKQAAANGAVLVAFPELGISAYTCDDLFHQRALLDACEEALATVVAASKSLSVAMIVGMPLRVEHTLFNCAIVVAGGKIQGVVPKSYLPNYGEFYEARQFSAAENASVDRVNLLGSDVPFGSSLLFEIADMPLFRFHVEICEDVWVPIPPSSFAALAGATVLVNLSASNVVVGKAGYRHQLVSQQSARCLSAYLYTSAGRGESTTDLAWDGQAIIYENGELLAESERFLDTSHLVFADVDLERLSRERMRQTTFGQSVRRHADEVSAFETIRFGLELPLNRALPLDRAVERFPYVPSEAKRRDERCNEVYNIQVQALVQRLSASGISKVVIGISGGLDSTHALLVCAKAMDRLKLPRTNILGVTMPGFATSDRTLSQARQLMEVVGCSASEIDIRPSCEQMLKDLGHPYSSGKEEYDITFENVQAGERTNHLFRLANFKGGIVIGTGDLSELALGWCTYGVGDHMSHYNVNASVPKTLITHLVRWVAETGQIGNSGSDVLISILNTDISPELVPGKANGEPEQKTESVIGPYELQDFNLYYTLRFGFSPSKVAFLEYTAWKDRDAGEWPEGAHVARNQYNLEDIKRNLGIFLDRFFRTSQFKRSCIPNAPKVGTGGSLSPRGDWRAPSDSESIVWMNDLKNIPAE, via the coding sequence ATGAAAAATCGATTCTTCAATCTCTATAGCCACGATTTCGCGCGCGTGGCGGTGGGCGTCCCACGCTGCAAGGTCGCCGATCCGGCCTTCAACGCGGCTGAAACCATCGAACTGGCAAAGCAGGCGGCGGCAAACGGCGCCGTCCTTGTGGCGTTCCCCGAGCTCGGGATCTCGGCCTATACCTGCGACGACCTGTTCCACCAGCGCGCTTTGCTCGACGCTTGCGAAGAGGCGCTTGCAACGGTGGTGGCTGCCTCGAAGAGCTTGTCCGTAGCAATGATCGTCGGCATGCCGTTGCGTGTGGAGCACACGCTTTTCAACTGCGCGATCGTAGTTGCGGGCGGCAAGATCCAGGGCGTCGTGCCGAAGAGTTATCTGCCGAACTATGGCGAATTTTACGAAGCGCGGCAGTTCAGCGCGGCGGAAAACGCATCGGTTGACCGGGTGAACCTGCTGGGATCGGACGTGCCGTTTGGTTCTTCGCTGCTGTTCGAAATCGCCGACATGCCGCTGTTCCGTTTCCACGTGGAGATCTGCGAGGACGTCTGGGTGCCGATTCCCCCGTCGTCGTTCGCGGCACTCGCGGGCGCCACCGTGCTGGTGAATCTGTCGGCATCGAACGTGGTGGTCGGCAAGGCGGGTTATCGGCATCAACTGGTTTCGCAGCAATCCGCCCGTTGCCTTTCCGCGTATCTCTACACATCGGCGGGACGGGGCGAGTCGACGACGGATCTCGCCTGGGACGGCCAGGCGATCATCTACGAAAACGGTGAACTGCTCGCCGAATCCGAGCGCTTCCTGGACACGTCGCACCTCGTTTTCGCCGATGTCGATCTCGAGCGTCTCTCGCGCGAACGCATGCGCCAGACCACGTTCGGCCAGTCGGTTCGCCGCCATGCCGACGAAGTTTCCGCATTCGAAACCATCCGCTTCGGCCTGGAACTGCCGCTGAACCGCGCGCTGCCGCTCGATCGCGCCGTGGAGCGTTTCCCGTACGTGCCGTCGGAAGCCAAGCGCCGCGACGAGCGCTGCAACGAGGTCTACAACATCCAGGTGCAGGCGCTCGTGCAGCGTTTGTCGGCGAGCGGTATTTCGAAGGTGGTGATCGGTATCTCGGGAGGGCTGGATTCAACGCACGCGCTGCTGGTTTGCGCGAAAGCAATGGACCGCCTGAAGCTGCCGCGCACGAACATTCTCGGCGTGACCATGCCGGGTTTTGCAACCAGCGACCGGACGCTGTCCCAAGCGCGGCAACTGATGGAAGTGGTTGGCTGTTCGGCAAGCGAGATCGATATCCGGCCGAGCTGCGAGCAGATGCTGAAGGACCTCGGGCATCCGTATTCGTCGGGCAAGGAAGAGTACGACATCACTTTCGAAAACGTACAGGCGGGCGAACGCACGAACCATCTGTTCCGGCTTGCGAACTTCAAGGGCGGCATTGTGATCGGCACGGGCGATCTGAGCGAACTCGCGCTTGGATGGTGCACCTACGGCGTGGGCGATCACATGTCCCACTACAACGTGAACGCCAGCGTCCCGAAAACGCTGATCACACATCTGGTCCGATGGGTTGCCGAGACGGGGCAAATCGGCAATTCGGGGTCGGACGTCCTGATCAGCATCCTGAACACGGATATCAGTCCCGAACTCGTTCCAGGAAAAGCGAACGGTGAGCCCGAGCAAAAAACCGAAAGCGTGATCGGCCCGTACGAGTTGCAGGACTTCAACCTCTACTACACGCTGCGCTTCGGCTTCTCGCCGTCCAAGGTGGCGTTCCTCGAATACACGGCCTGGAAGGATCGCGATGCGGGCGAGTGGCCCGAAGGCGCGCACGTTGCGCGCAATCAGTACAACCTCGAAGACATCAAGCGCAATCTGGGCATCTTCCTGGACCGGTTCTTCAGGACCAGTCAGTTCAAGCGTTCGTGCATTCCGAATGCGCCGAAGGTGGGTACCGGCGGTTCACTGTCCCCTCGTGGCGACTGGCGTGCACCTAGCGACTCGGAATCCATCGTCTGGATGAACGATTTGAAGAACATTCCCGCGGAATGA